From Neobacillus sp. PS2-9, the proteins below share one genomic window:
- a CDS encoding polysaccharide deacetylase family protein → MKDMIKITLLVLSILVLYWFIPYLMTAGLGIGVSKRMDHSEKIAFTFDDGPNPIYTPQLLDLLRMNNIKATFFVVGSKAEKYPELIERMHNEGHLIGIHNYVHRSNWVMAPWTIRHHLKKSSTIIAEITGKNPIYYRPPWGLLNIFDFLLMARYKIVLWSVMAEDWRCKGGSEKITKRLLRDIRDGDVILLHDCGETLGANEDAPRNTIDALKEVFKLITNQGFTCVRLDEM, encoded by the coding sequence ATGAAAGATATGATTAAGATTACTCTACTGGTATTATCTATACTCGTACTCTACTGGTTCATTCCATATCTTATGACTGCTGGTTTAGGCATAGGGGTTTCAAAACGAATGGATCATTCAGAAAAAATTGCTTTTACATTTGATGATGGTCCCAATCCCATCTATACTCCTCAGCTATTGGACTTATTAAGAATGAATAATATAAAAGCAACCTTTTTTGTCGTTGGTTCTAAAGCAGAAAAATACCCTGAGCTGATAGAAAGAATGCACAATGAAGGACATTTAATTGGAATTCATAATTACGTACACAGGTCTAATTGGGTTATGGCTCCTTGGACGATTAGGCATCACTTGAAAAAAAGTTCAACAATTATTGCTGAGATTACTGGTAAGAATCCTATCTACTACCGACCTCCATGGGGTTTATTGAATATATTTGATTTTCTTCTAATGGCCAGGTATAAGATTGTCCTTTGGTCTGTAATGGCTGAGGACTGGCGATGCAAAGGTGGTAGTGAAAAGATTACGAAAAGGCTGCTACGAGACATACGAGATGGAGATGTTATTCTCCTGCATGATTGTGGAGAAACACTTGGAGCAAATGAGGATGCCCCAAGGAATACAATTGATGCATTAAAAGAAGTCTTTAAACTAATAACCAACCAAGGGTTTACTTGTGTTAGGCTTGATGAAATGTAA
- a CDS encoding glycosyltransferase, with the protein MNYTDKDKILILSATYGDGHKQVANAISEAVDFSLPNVEPIILDIMQWLHPYLYPVSNYCYKKVINKFPQLYSFLYRKTHARSTFSAKLNALFSRGMSSLLEILQTMNPKVVVSTYPLAAGIMSKLKEQGFIDVPVVTIITDYTDHSYWLHPYTDQYVVGSNQVKEKLISLGIDPHKIKCTGIPIRQKFIQTEPRDVLAEKYGLIPNQFTVLVMGGGEGFIGKGISTFRAFEKLASPIQLIIICGRNRKLQKQLEAVVRNSKHKVLILGFSEDINELMAVSDLMVSKSGGVTTTEAMAMELPLLIYRPLPGQEEDNAKFLVKSGMAILAKNEEDIISNIQNMLSNSIPLLLMKFKARINQTKTSSFDALDVILREANSRVTQKSVSV; encoded by the coding sequence ATGAACTACACAGACAAGGATAAAATTCTGATACTGTCAGCCACATATGGTGATGGGCATAAGCAGGTAGCTAATGCGATTAGTGAGGCGGTAGATTTTAGTCTTCCAAATGTTGAACCGATTATTTTAGATATTATGCAGTGGCTGCATCCATATCTTTATCCTGTAAGCAATTATTGTTATAAAAAAGTGATTAATAAGTTTCCTCAACTGTATAGCTTTCTTTATCGGAAGACGCATGCAAGAAGTACTTTCTCTGCCAAACTAAATGCTCTATTTTCAAGAGGGATGAGCTCGTTGCTTGAAATCTTACAAACAATGAATCCTAAAGTTGTGGTTAGCACTTATCCGCTTGCTGCGGGAATTATGTCGAAATTAAAAGAACAAGGCTTTATTGATGTTCCAGTTGTAACCATTATTACAGACTATACAGACCATTCCTATTGGCTGCATCCTTACACGGACCAATATGTCGTCGGTTCCAATCAGGTAAAGGAAAAGTTAATTTCCTTAGGTATTGATCCGCATAAAATTAAATGTACGGGTATTCCTATTCGTCAAAAGTTTATTCAAACAGAGCCACGTGATGTCCTTGCAGAAAAATATGGACTAATTCCTAACCAATTCACTGTACTTGTGATGGGTGGTGGGGAAGGATTTATCGGAAAAGGAATTTCAACCTTTCGTGCTTTTGAGAAGCTTGCTTCCCCCATCCAATTGATCATTATTTGTGGACGAAATCGGAAATTACAAAAGCAATTGGAGGCAGTAGTAAGGAATTCCAAACATAAGGTGCTCATTTTGGGTTTTAGTGAAGATATTAATGAGTTAATGGCGGTTTCGGATCTTATGGTATCAAAGTCTGGCGGAGTTACAACTACGGAAGCAATGGCGATGGAACTGCCTTTATTAATTTATAGACCGCTTCCCGGTCAGGAAGAAGACAATGCAAAATTCTTAGTAAAATCAGGAATGGCCATTTTAGCAAAAAATGAAGAGGACATAATTAGTAACATCCAAAATATGTTATCTAACTCAATACCGTTACTCTTAATGAAATTCAAGGCAAGGATCAATCAAACTAAAACATCTTCTTTTGATGCTCTTGATGTTATTTTAAGAGAAGCGAATAGTAGAGTTACACAAAAGAGTGTTAGTGTCTAA
- a CDS encoding undecaprenyl-diphosphatase, with the protein MLSQLDYSIFQSINHLAVNDKFLNPLMEFLAERAEYLFFAGILFYWFFQKSKNRRMIVEASFAACIALGLNMLIGMFFYRDRPFVAHHVNWLIPHVKNASFPSDHATAAFVIATGIWIWRKRDGWVWLILAAGIALSRVWTGVHYPLDVIAGMIIGTSCALTINYLAKRWVKFNKLMMFLIRIYHNFESLIVNRLNLVKKS; encoded by the coding sequence ATGTTATCACAATTAGATTATTCTATTTTTCAATCGATTAATCATCTGGCTGTTAACGATAAGTTTTTGAATCCGTTAATGGAATTCTTGGCTGAAAGGGCAGAGTATTTGTTTTTTGCAGGTATTTTATTTTACTGGTTTTTTCAAAAGTCCAAAAATCGAAGAATGATAGTTGAGGCCAGTTTCGCAGCTTGTATCGCCTTAGGACTTAACATGCTAATTGGAATGTTTTTTTATCGCGACCGCCCGTTTGTTGCACATCATGTCAATTGGCTCATCCCTCATGTCAAGAATGCATCTTTTCCAAGTGATCATGCGACTGCCGCATTTGTTATAGCGACAGGGATTTGGATTTGGAGGAAACGCGACGGATGGGTTTGGTTGATTTTAGCTGCTGGTATTGCTCTTTCACGTGTCTGGACCGGGGTCCATTATCCATTAGATGTTATTGCCGGCATGATTATTGGGACAAGTTGTGCCTTAACAATAAATTACCTTGCAAAAAGATGGGTAAAGTTTAACAAGCTTATGATGTTTCTAATTAGAATCTATCATAACTTTGAAAGTTTAATTGTAAATAGGTTGAATCTCGTAAAAAAGAGTTAA
- a CDS encoding response regulator transcription factor: MLKVKRILIVEDDKSIAELERDYLEIDGFFVEIALTGQDGLNKALKEEFDLVLLDLMLPGVDGFQICKTIRTEKDIPVLMVSAKKQNVDKIRGLGLGADDYIVKPFSPSELVARVKAHLSRYERLKGKDVQNEIIILGLRIDQASRRVFVNNHEVIFTTKEFDVLTFLALHPNQVFNKEQLFERLWGFDSLGDISTVTVHIRKIREKIETDPSNPQFIETVWGAGYRFKR, translated from the coding sequence GTGTTGAAAGTGAAAAGGATCTTAATAGTAGAAGATGATAAGAGCATTGCAGAACTGGAGAGGGATTATTTAGAAATAGACGGTTTTTTTGTTGAAATTGCACTGACAGGTCAGGATGGATTAAACAAAGCATTAAAAGAAGAGTTTGATTTAGTATTACTTGACCTTATGCTTCCTGGTGTGGATGGCTTTCAAATTTGTAAGACAATCCGGACTGAGAAGGACATTCCAGTTCTTATGGTTTCTGCGAAAAAACAGAATGTTGATAAAATTCGTGGATTGGGATTAGGTGCGGATGATTATATTGTTAAACCATTTAGTCCATCTGAACTGGTTGCAAGAGTAAAGGCTCATCTTTCTCGTTATGAACGGCTCAAAGGTAAGGATGTTCAAAATGAAATTATAATTCTTGGTTTAAGAATCGATCAGGCTTCAAGGAGAGTATTTGTTAACAACCATGAAGTAATTTTTACGACTAAAGAGTTTGATGTACTAACTTTTTTGGCGCTTCATCCGAACCAAGTATTTAATAAAGAGCAACTATTTGAACGCTTATGGGGATTTGATTCACTAGGGGATATTTCCACCGTGACTGTCCACATTCGTAAAATTCGTGAAAAAATTGAAACAGACCCGTCTAATCCTCAATTCATTGAAACAGTTTGGGGAGCGGGGTATAGATTTAAAAGATAA